In Caretta caretta isolate rCarCar2 chromosome 20, rCarCar1.hap1, whole genome shotgun sequence, a single window of DNA contains:
- the DDIT3 gene encoding DNA damage-inducible transcript 3 protein isoform X2: MAAELVPASLPSWELEAWYEDLQEVLSSDENGGTSLPPGGVEQDLATLDATALLWGLDFPAPLVEPTGDGPGSCELDASLTTELLELLSGTAEELAGLPESDSSQSSPAQTCTEDEEGAGPACGLKRKRSSQPQGQGKKRSREKEQNERRVTELMAENEQLKQEIERLSAEVEATRAALIERMVNLQKV; the protein is encoded by the exons ATGGCAGCCGAGCTGGtacctgcctccctgcccagctgggagctggaggCTTGGTATGAGGACCTGCAGGAGGTGCTGTCCTCAGATGAGAATGGGGGGacatccctgccccctgggggagTGGAACAG GACCTTGCCACGCTTGATGCCACGGCGCTGCTATGGGGCTTGGATTTCCCGGCCCCCTTGGTGGAGCCGACAGGCGATGGTCCTGGGAGCTGCGAGCTGGATGCCAGCTTGACGACcgagctgctggagctgctgagcggaacagctgaggagctggcagggCTCCCTGAATCGGACTCCAGCCAGAGTTCCCCGGCTCAGACGTGCACAGAGGACGAGGAGGGGGCAGGCCCTGCCTGTGGCCTGAAGAGGAAGAGAAGcagccagccccaggggcagggcaagAAGCGGAGCAGGGAGAAGGAGCAGAACGAGAGGAGGGTGACGGAGCTGATGGCCGAGAACGAGCAGCTCAAGCAGGAGATCGAGCGACTGAGCGCAGAGGTGGAGGCCACCAGGGCAGCGTTGATCGAGCGCATGGTGAACCTGCAGAAGGTGTAG
- the DDIT3 gene encoding DNA damage-inducible transcript 3 protein isoform X1: MAAELVPASLPSWELEAWYEDLQEVLSSDENGGTSLPPGGVEQKDLATLDATALLWGLDFPAPLVEPTGDGPGSCELDASLTTELLELLSGTAEELAGLPESDSSQSSPAQTCTEDEEGAGPACGLKRKRSSQPQGQGKKRSREKEQNERRVTELMAENEQLKQEIERLSAEVEATRAALIERMVNLQKV, encoded by the exons ATGGCAGCCGAGCTGGtacctgcctccctgcccagctgggagctggaggCTTGGTATGAGGACCTGCAGGAGGTGCTGTCCTCAGATGAGAATGGGGGGacatccctgccccctgggggagTGGAACAG aagGACCTTGCCACGCTTGATGCCACGGCGCTGCTATGGGGCTTGGATTTCCCGGCCCCCTTGGTGGAGCCGACAGGCGATGGTCCTGGGAGCTGCGAGCTGGATGCCAGCTTGACGACcgagctgctggagctgctgagcggaacagctgaggagctggcagggCTCCCTGAATCGGACTCCAGCCAGAGTTCCCCGGCTCAGACGTGCACAGAGGACGAGGAGGGGGCAGGCCCTGCCTGTGGCCTGAAGAGGAAGAGAAGcagccagccccaggggcagggcaagAAGCGGAGCAGGGAGAAGGAGCAGAACGAGAGGAGGGTGACGGAGCTGATGGCCGAGAACGAGCAGCTCAAGCAGGAGATCGAGCGACTGAGCGCAGAGGTGGAGGCCACCAGGGCAGCGTTGATCGAGCGCATGGTGAACCTGCAGAAGGTGTAG
- the MBD6 gene encoding LOW QUALITY PROTEIN: methyl-CpG-binding domain protein 6 (The sequence of the model RefSeq protein was modified relative to this genomic sequence to represent the inferred CDS: deleted 1 base in 1 codon) — protein MNGGDEPAGGDPGGCPVAVPVGWQRKVEEGTVQYISPSGTNLTSLEQTRAYLLTDGTCKCGLECPLNVHKVFNFNPGAVVVRGGGAGAQGDQDMTKLCNHRRKTVAMATLYRSMESAVPLGLPRLGPGVGLSQMYHSSIASCHPPAPFGRVPGPEGKGPGKPQPMEKAPEARTEPCLACPGDRPTSTRPSQASSFPRHHSALFGDVFPGRTPCISSTNGAYPARPAFPLQSFGLEPLDAVPRPFPLGSPAGLPFPPPEEMVPPAAPSPLGKPPLPATPPPEGAPTWSSRACPMPAGASLGRLAASTALSSVSSPGGSAELSPQCSRPSSASSEPGGPPLGPRPPAGAPQPCKDEAPPSNALANQSSNNLPVPLGAVPEGKGPPGFLGLPLSQLLQQPGAPSFPASSLLSAAAKAQLASQRHADEPPSSTLPGHLLGSNVLLSVVGGRALPKPRHQRRAPTVLRLLKDSQQGPAGPEEAPPHRARPREQPPRPPPGAAPPPGEAKGSPLAPLAPSQPLSSLLSLLGTQPPGLPPLPLGDSPPGLLPSFQDFNSQLLSLLSQLASTSSDLASGSAPQPKAPAPSTATGATVSPAATKAASGCGPSSGAGEGNLGVPRVPLPTGPEPFPFLGQEQVLPFGGSLPPGLLQGGFLGSLPFSLALSQPQLLGCPGQGEAPLPALGLPGEPEGQGLQTLLMASLLQSQPQSPLLGLGLPGLDLLQQPGGLLPALLPLPDPPCQGDLPDGPLQPLLFPALPTSPAVLALNSALLAAGLAAPDAQPGVAGSPMAPTSTGTMPTTTEAPGAEGRAPEPPGAFGSAPVPPSSSGRLHPLLPPLVCPLLSAALLGDLSVLSPLGAAGSPLLQSQPQLLSPSLPPPLGFQLFQGQPPVVGQLGSSSPLACLLQLSPGFGTPEKPVTALSEGPSPNPPSVPEPEPPAPFAPFCTDAAPAALPSALDSPSVPRATDCPATSTLEPAGPGQQGALGFATPMGQLDTSAAGPPCSRTPLKRARRSAEELNGNIPPRAAPRRTKSARRGAGRGRGAWGRGRHFNGQAGELGEKAAPSGHPPHPAWRCNGEIPVPGTASPLALNKAEEIKGNPGRLRPSRRGRRRKVSAPRPSTRLETPRARGPTTEPGSVPTEDGAPGRRPRPGRPAKNRRRKLVT, from the exons ATGAATGGTGGTGATGAGCCCGCTGGTGGAGATCCAGGTGGGTGCCCAGTGGCTGTGCCCGTGGGCTGGCAGCGGAAGGTGGAGGAGGGCACCGTGCAGTATATCAG TCCTAGTGGCACGAACCTCACCTCGCTGGAGCAGACCCGCGCCTACCTCCTGACAGACGGCACCTGCAAGTGTGGCCTGGAGTGTCCGCTCAACGTGCACAAG GTTTTCAACTTCAACCCGGGGGCTGTGGTGGtg cgcggggggggggccggggcccAGGGCGACCAGGACATGACCAAGCTGTGCAACCATCGCCGGAAAACCGTCGCCATGGCCACCCTGTACCGCAGCATGGAGAGCGCCGTGCCCCTGGGCCTGCCGCGCCTGGGCCCAG GGGTCGGGCTGAGCCAGATGTACCACTCAAGCATCGCCAGCTGCCATCCGCCAGCGCCCTTTGGCAGAGTGCCTGGCCCGGAGGGCAAGGGTCCCGGCAAGCCCCAGCCCATGGAGAAGGCCCCAGAGGCGCGAACGGAGCCCTGCCTGGCCTGCCCCGGAGACCGGCCCACCAGCACCCGGCCCAGCCAGGCCTCGTCCTTCCCACGTCACCACAGCGCCCTCTTCGGGGACGTCTTCCCGGGCAGGACGCCCTGCATCAGCTCCACCAACGGCGCTTACCCGGCGCGCCCGGCCTTCCCCCTGCAGAGCTTTGGCCTGGAGCCCCTGGACGCGgtcccccggcccttccccctgGGTTCCCCCGCcggcctccccttccccccaccagagGAGATGGTGccacctgctgcccccagccccctggggaagcctCCGCTCCCCGCCACGCCGCCCCCCGAGGGGGCCCCCACCTGGAGCAGCCGCGCTTGCCCCATGCCAGCAGGTGCCTCCCTCGGCAGGCTGGCTGCCTCCACTGCGCTCTCCTCCGTCTCGTCGCCAGGGGGCAGCGCCGAGCTGTCCCCGCAGTGCTCCCGCCCCTCCTCCGCCTCCTCGGAGCCCGGGGGGCCCCCGCTGGGCCCCAGGCCCCCTGCaggggccccccagccctgcaaggACGAGGCGCCCCCCAGCAATGCCTTAGCCAACCAAAGCAGCAATAACCTGCCAGTGCCCTTAGGCGCCGTGCCCGAGGGCAAGGGGCCGCCTGGCTTCCTGGGCctgcccctgagccagctgcTTCAGCAGCCGGgtgccccctccttccccgccaGCAGCCTGCTGAGCGCGGCCGCCAAGGCCCAGCTGGCCAGCCAGCGGCACGCCGACGAGCCCCCCTCTAGCACTTTACCCGGGCACCTGCTGGGCTCCAACGTGCTGCTCTCCGTGGTGGGCGGGCGGGCGCTGCCCAAGCCCCGGCACCAGCGCCGTGCGCCCACCGTGCTGCGGCTGCTGAAGGACTCCCAGCAGGGCCCAGCCGGGCCGGAGGAGGCCCCCCCACACCGGGCCCGGCCCAGAGAGCAGCCCCCCCGGCCGCCCCCGGGGGCTGCCCCACCGCCCGGGGAGGCCAAGGGCAGCCCCCTGGCCCCCCTCGCCCCCAGCCAGCCGCTGTCATCCCTGCTGAGCCTGCTGGGCACCCAGCCCCCTGGCCTGCCCCCGCTGCCCCTGGGCGACAGCCCCCCCGGCCTCCTGCCCTCCTTCCAGGACTTCAACAGTCAACTCCTCAGCCTCCTCAGCCAGCTGGCCTCCACCTCCTCCGACCTGGCCTCAGGGAGCGCCCCCCAGCCGAAAGCGCCCGCCCCCAGCACCGCCACAG GTGCCACCGTCTCGCCAGCCGCCACCAAAGCAGCCTCGGGCTGCGGCCCTAGCAGCGGTGCCGGGGAGGGCAACCTGGGGGTCCCGCGGGTCCCGCTGCCCACAGGCCCCGAGCCCTTCcccttcctgggccaggagcaggTGCTGCCCTTCGgaggctccctgccccctggcctcctccaggGCGGCTTCCTCGGCTCCTTGCCCTTCTCCCTGGCCCTGAGCCAACCGCAGCTGCTGGGCTgcccggggcagggggaggcgcCGCTGCCCGCCCTGGGCCTGCCGGGTGAGCCGGAGGGGCAGGGACTGCAGACCCTGCTCATGGCCTCGCTGCTGCAGAGCCAGCCTCAGTCACCCCTGCTGGGCCTCGGCCTGCCTGGCCTCGACCTGCTCCAGCAGCCTGGCGGCCTCCTCCcggccctgctgcccctgcccgaCCCGCCCTGCCAGGGGGACCTCCCGGAtgggcccctgcagcccctgctcttcCCGGCGCTGCCCACCTCGCCCGCCGTCCTCGCTTTAAACTCGGCTCTGCTGGCAGCCGGCCTGGCAGCCCCCGACGCCCAG CCTGGTGTCGCTGGCTCGCCCATGGCACCTACCTCGACCGGCACGATGCCCACGACTACTGAGGCTCCCGGCGCCGAGGGCAGGGCCCCTGAGCCCCCTGGCGCCTTCGGCAGCGCCCCggtgccccccagctcctccgGGAGGCTCCACCCGCTGCTGCCCCCACTGGTCTGCCCGCTGCTGAGTGCTGCGCTGCTGG gtgACCTGTCGGTGCTGAGCCCCCTGGGGGCCGCCGGGAGCCCCCTGCTCCAGAGCCAGCCACAGctgctctctccttccctgccaccGCCCCTGGGCTTCCAGCTCTTCCAGGGCCAGCCCCCCGTCGTTGGCCAGCTGGGCAGCTCTAGTCCCCTGGCCTGCCTCCTGCAG CTCAGCCCCGGGTTTGGCACCCCCGAGAAGCCAGTGACGGCACTGAGCGAAGGCCCCTCTCCGAACCCGCCCAGCGTCCCAGAGCCCGAGCCGCCGGCCCCCTTTGCCCCCTTCTGCACGGACGCTGCACCCGCTGCCCTGCCAAGTGCCTTAGACTCCCCGTCAGTGCCCAGGGCCACGGACTGCCCGGCCACAAGCACCCTGGAGCCGGCCGGGCCAGGCCAGCAGGGAGCACTGGGCTTTGCCACCCCTATGGGCCAGCTGGACACAAGCGCTGCAGGACCCCCCTGCTCCAGGACCCCCCTGAAACGGGCCCGGCGCAGCGCAGAGGAGCTGAACGGCAACATCCCCCCCCGTGCGGCCCCCCGCAGAACCAAGAGCGCCCGCCGTGGGGCCGGGCGGGGCCGCGGGGCCTGGGGCCGCGGGCGGCACTTCAATGGGCAGGCGGGTGAGCTGGGCGAGAAGGCAGCACCCTCGGGgcacccaccccacccagcctggAGGTGCAATGGTGAGATCCCGGTGCCGGGCACGGCCAGCCCACTGGCCCTCAACAAAGCAGAGGAGATAAAG GGGAACCCCGGGAGACTGCGCCCATCCCGCCGGGGCCGGAGAAGGAAGGTCAG CGCCCCCCGGCCTAGCACCCGCCTGGAGACGCCACGAGCAAGGGGCCCTACCACCGAGCCAGGCTCCGTCCCCACC GAGGACGGCGCCCCCGGGCGGCGCCCCCGGCCTGGCCGCCCCGCCAAGAACCGCCGCCGGAAGCTGGTGACGTAG